The DNA window AGCAACAGTTCACTGACTGTGGCATGACCCCCTAATTTCGGTCCACGAGTTATGAGAGTCGCACTAGCGCCCGACGCTCCGGGCAGGAAAACTGGTGTGACCATGACAAGCAAGAGAAGACGCCATACCCCGGAACAGATCATCCGGAAGCTCCAAGACGCTGAGAAGCTCCAGGCAGAAGGCCACGACGTCGCCGCCACCGCCCGCGAACTGGGAGTCACCGAGGCCACCTACTACCGGTGGAAGAACCAATACGGCGGGCTCAAAGCCGAAGACGCCAAACGGCTGAAGGAACTTCAGAAGCAAAACGACCGGCTCAAGAAGCTCCTGGCCGAGGCGGAGCTGGAGAAGGCCGCGCTGAAGGAGCTGGCGGAGGGAAACTTCTAAGCCCGGACCGGCGCCGAGCAGCTGCGCGACACCTGATGGCCACCATGGGCATCAGTGAACGCAGAGCCACCGCGCTGGCCGGGCTTGCCCGATCCGCCTTCCGCCGGGCACTGAAGTCTGAGAACGCTGGTGATCCTGATGCTGGGCTGCGGGCCTGGCTACGGGCTTATGCAAAGGACCACCCGCGCTGGGGCTACCGGCGGGCCTATCATGATGCCCGAGCCGAGGGCTGGGCGGTCAACCATAAGAAGGTCCAGCGGCTCTGGCGTGAAGAGGGCCTGCGGGTTCCGGTGAGACGTCGACGCAAACGCGTGGGGTCCTCCACCGCGGAAGCCCCGCAGGCGGACGCGCCGAATGTGGTGTGGGCGGTGGACTTCCAATTCGACGCCGATGAGACGGGCCGGGCGATCAAGATCGCCTCGATCGTCGATGAGCACACTCGCGAATGCCTGGGCGGGATCGTGGCCCGCAGCATCACCGGTGATGACCTCACCGCCCACCTCGACGCTATCGCCGCTGACCGGGGGCTTCCAGAGGTCCTACGGTGTGACAACGGCCCGGAGCTGATCTGCCACGCGATGGCCGACTGGGCCGGGGAGGTCACGGGGATCCACTACATCCCGCCGGGTGCGCCGTGGCGCAATGGGTACGTGGAGTCCTTCAACAGCAGGATCCGGGATGAGTGCCTGAACATCACCAGCTTCTGGTCTTTGACCCATGCTCGGGTGATCATCACGGATTGGAAGAAGGAATACAACACCATCCGGCGCCACTCAGCGCTCGGGTACCGCAGCCCGGCTGAGTATGCTGAAATCTGTACCCATTGAAGAAACCGCGGCCCGCATAACGCGTGGACCTACTTCCGGGGGCAACCCAACTGTCGCGCCCGAGATGAACTGATGCATCACACCCAAGCTGCCGTTACGAGCCACCGCGCCGAAGTCCGGTGAGAGTGCGCCAGTGACAATCCGCAGCAGCGTGCTCTTCCCGGCGCCGTTCGCGCCGATGATGGCTACCCGCTCACCCGCACCCAGCCTGAGTGAGACGTCACGCAGCAACGGCCGACCATCTGCCAGCGTGTACGCCACCGAAGCGACATCAAGATGAACCATGATTCAAAAATATCACACGTGTGATAAATAGATGTCTATGCTGACAACGCAGGTGCCTCGCCGTCCAACACCTCGCTTGGCAGGCCCAGCATCAGCTCGAGGACACGCCAGCTAGTTGTACTGACCGGACACGTTGATCGAAGGACTGTCGCTAGTTGCAGTTAGTCGACGATTGCAGGAGTGTTAGTATTCGCGTCAAGGCCTGAGTCTCGCCGGTCGTACTCGCAACCTTGTTGATGCCAGTCTTGGTCGCGACCGGGGCAAGCGGCCATTGACGTACTGTGCGGTCACGCTGCGATAAGGACCATCTCCCACAGCTGTGAACACTTCAGGAGGGTGGTCATCACGCAATTCCGCGCAGATACCCCTCGAGGATTGGCGCGTCTGAAGCGTCGGTTTGCGTGACGGCGCGGCGCATCAGCAGCGCGTCGGCCAGTGCGAGAAGCTCGATCGCTCGCACAGGGGCGTTGCGGATCTCTGCCCGCTGCAAGATCGAGCACGTCTCGTCGAACATTGCTTGGCGGACGTCCGATCGCTGCGCCAGCCGCTCGCGAATAGGATCGAGCGGATCGAGCTCGAGCAGTAGCGCGTACCGGGCACGCATGTCGTCGCTCCGCGCCCAGAGTGAATCCATCAGTTCGCTGATGGCGTGAGCCAGCACCTCTACATCGAGCGAGGAGCCGCCGGGGAACTGATCGCGCAGCGTGCGGACCCCGTTCTCCGCGTCGGCGATGGACCGCGCAGTGAGCTCGTCGACGATGAGCTCGAGGAGTGCGTGCCGAGTCCGTGCGTAGTACGACGTTCCACCCTCGGCGATCCCAGCGGCCCCGTCGACTGCCCGGTGCGTGAGGGCGCGAAGACCCTGACTCGCGATGATGCGCACCCCGGCATCGGCGATGAGTTGCCGCCGCGGAGAGTCGGAAGCGATTGGGAAGGGCACACTCGCACCATACAGGTGTAGAGTCGTCGATGACCTATACATCTGTAGAGGAGGGTTTGATGCGAGTAGCAGTGGTGGGCTCCGGGATCGGTGGCCTGTGCACCGCGATCGGGCTGCAACGGGCGGGCGCGGATGTCGTGGTGTTCGAGAGGGCACGCGACCTCCGCCCCGGTGGTTCGGGACTGTCTCTCTTCGGCAACGCTGTACACGCTCTGGACTCCCTCGGCCTCGGTGATGGCATCCGTTCGATCACTGACGCGAAAGCGCGGTCATTCCGCGGCGGGCAGCGCAGGCCGGACGGCTCGTGGCTGTCGGTGTATCCGATGGACGCGCTGACGGAGCTGAGGGTGGTTGACCGCGCGGCGCTACACGGGCTGCTGACGTCGTCCCTTGCACCGTGCACGCTGGTTGCAGGGCGTCGTGTCGTGTCAGCCTCCGAGGAGGGCACGGTGCGTCATGCCGCCGCTGATGGGTCCGAAAAGGTCGATCGGTTCGACTTGGTGATCGCGGCCGACGGGCTGCGCAGCACTATTCGGGGTCAGTGGCCCGAGGATCCCGGCATCGTCTACGCGGGGTACTCGACGTGGCGAGGCATCACGGAACGCCCGGTAGACTTGGGTGGGGAAGCGGGGGAGACGTGGGGTGTCGGAAGACGCTTCGGAGTCGCGCCGCTCAAAGACGGGCGTGTGTACTGGTTCGCCGTCGCGTCCGTGCCCGAGCCGAGCCGGTCTCGCGCGGAGACGCCGCTCGACCGCACCTTCGACACCTGGCACGCGCCGATCGCGGACCTCGTGGCTTCCACGTCCGTCGATCGCGTTCAGTTTCTGCCCATCGAGGAGCTTGGCGGCCGGTTGCGGACCTACGTGCGAGACCGCATCGTGCTCCTGGGCGACGCCGCTCACGCGATGACGCCGAACCTCGGACAGGGCGGAGGCCAGGCCATGGAGGACGCCGCGACCCTCGTCGCACTGTTGACCCCATTGGCAGCCGCCGAGCGTCCGCACCCGGAAACGCTGACGCGCGCGCTGGGCAGGTACGACGCGCTGCGCAGACCCCGTAGTCAAAGGATCGCGCGACAGTCCCATTTGGTCGGCAAGCTTGCGCATTCCGGCGGGCCCATAACGAGTCGAGTCAGGAACGCGATCCTTGCGGTTACGCCCCCGGCTGCACTTCGTCGACAGCTCACCTGGCTACAGTCCTGGACACCGCCCGGGGCGTGAGCCATGGGTAGGCGTCCGAGCCCGCTGGACTTGACCCGACCCCAGGAGCCTAAGCGCGCACTTACCGGAACCTGCACTCCCACCCGGGATCAGGAATGTCTTCTCAACTGGGCGCTGCTGCCCGCGCTCCATTGGGCGACCCGCGCCTGGGCTGCACCCCAGGACGACGATCGGGCGCATCGAGCCAGCCCCCGCCAGGCCGCGTACGCCAGCGAGAAGGTGTCTCGACCGGTAACCAAGCGGCGCAGCCAGATTGCGGGTCCTCACGGGGACTTGTAGACGCGCACTGAAGTAACCATCTACGAGGTGCTGATGTGGACCCGCACCTAAATCCCACACCACCCCGGCCGCCTGAGAGGCCACGAGGTCTTCCTGGGCGACCACTCCCAGGAAGACACATAAATGCCTCATAGCAACGCAGCTCTCACACCCCGGCATCGGTTGAAGGTCGCCCGTCTCGTCGTCGAGGAGAGGTGGCCGATCAGCGAGGTCGCCGCCCGGTTCCAGGTGTCTTGGCCGACGGTGAAACGGTGGGTCGACCGCTATCTCGCGGGCGAATCAATGGAAGACCGGTCGTCACGCCCCCAGACGTCCCCCAATAAGACGTCCAGGGCAGTGACGAAGCGGTGCATCAGCCTGCGAATGCGGCTGCGAGAAGGGCCCGTTCAGCTCGCAGCCCGGCTCGGCATCGCACCGTCGACAGTCCACCGCATTCTGTGTAGCGCCCGGCTCCATCGGCTCTCGTACATCGACCGCGCGACCAGTGAACCAATCCGACGCTACGAGCACTCCCACCCTGGCTCGTTGGTGCACGTGGACGTCAAGAAGATTGGAAACATCCCCGACGGCGGCGGCTGGCGCTACGTCGGCCGCCGACAAGGCGAGAAGAACCGTGCCGCCACGCCGGGGAAGCCACGTAACCAGTATGGCGGCCCGATTCTCGGCTACGCGTTCGTGCACACGGTCATCGACGACCACTCCCGCGTTGCGTACACAGAGGTCCACGACGACGAGACCGCCATCACCGCCGTCGCCGTCCTGCACCGCGCCGTCGACTGGTTCGCCGGCCGCGGCGTCTCCATCGAGCGCCTGCTGTCGGACAATGGCGGCGCGTACCGATCACACCTGTGGCGCGACACCTGCGAGGCCCTGTCGATCACGCCGAAGCGGACGCGCCCGTACCGGCCGCAGACCAACGGCAAGGTAGAGCGCTTCCATCGGACTATGGCAGACGGGTGGGCCTACGCCCGCTGCTATACCAGCGAGCAGGAACGCCGCGACGCCCTCGCCGGTTGGCTCCACCAGTACAACCAGCACCGCCCACACACAGCGTGCGGCAACCAGCCGCCCTTCTCACGATTGATCAACGTCCCCGGTCAGTACAGCTAGGGATGGACGGACCGGTGATAGATGCATCGCAACAGCCATACCCGGACATTACTCACGCGTGATTCGGGACGTCTATCGGACAGATAGCAACGTCATCGTTGACCAGTACTCAACGTTTTCGGGAGCTTACTCCGAGGCGGCCTGCGCGTCGAGCGCCTCTGCCATGGCTGTGACTATGGGGCCGCCTTCTGCTCCGGCTCGGGTGGCGAGGATCAGCTGCCGGGCCGGTGCTGGATCGCCATCTAGTGGCATCCTGATTGCGCCGGTGTTCGGCAGCGGGGCGAAGCGTGAGGTGAGACTCACTGCCCCGGTTGCTTGGACCAGCATTCCGACGGTGGACCATTCCCGGGCGTAATGAACCGTTGATGGGGTGAAGCCTGCTGATTGGCAGGCGGTGAGCACTTCATGATGTCCGGCCTGCCCTGGGGCAGGGATAATCCACGACTCTTCGGCGAGATCCCTCAGCGCAAGAGTCGATTTGTCTGCAAGCCGGTGGCATGAAGGCAGCAGAGCGTCAATGGGTTCTCTGGCCAACTCGCGCTGATCGAAGCGGGGGTCGTTGCGATGCGGCACTCCTTCTTCGACGGCGGCTAGGCAAATATCGGCCTCTGTCGTGATCAGCCGGTGGAAGCTCTGCGGGGGCTGGTCTTCGATGATCCGCAACTCAACTCCTGGGTGCTCATCTTCTAGAGATCGGAGGGCCGGGGCTACCAGGGACGTCACCGCAGAGGGGTGAGCGACTACGGTGACCAGCCCACTTAGACCTTCAGCGGCCACAAGCGCGGTACGGGTTTCTTCCCATCTGTGGTGGGTGGCATCGGCGTAGTCCACCAGGGTTCGGCCTGCCGGGGTGAGCTTCACCCGGCGGCCTTCAGGTTCAAGCAGCTCCACGCCGAGTTCTTTGGCCAGTTCTTGCAGCTGACGGGAGACCCCTGAGGGGCTGCGGTACAGAGCATGGGCAGCAGCGGTAACCGTGCCGACGTGAGCGACCATGCGCAAAAGTTCCACCCTGCGATCCAACATGCACTCAAAGTACATGGTCATTGTGCATAAGTGGAACTAGACCTCAACGCTTGGGTGCAGGGAGGATGGCCAGACCTGATAGAAGAGGCCAGCGAGATGAGAAAAA is part of the Nesterenkonia lacusekhoensis genome and encodes:
- a CDS encoding IS3 family transposase (programmed frameshift); protein product: MTSKRRRHTPEQIIRKLQDAEKLQAEGHDVAATARELGVTEATYYRWKNQYGGLKAEDAKRLKELQKQNDRLKKLLAEAELEKAALKELAGGKLLSPDRRRAAARHLMATMGISERRATALAGLARSAFRRALKSENAGDPDAGLRAWLRAYAKDHPRWGYRRAYHDARAEGWAVNHKKVQRLWREEGLRVPVRRRRKRVGSSTAEAPQADAPNVVWAVDFQFDADETGRAIKIASIVDEHTRECLGGIVARSITGDDLTAHLDAIAADRGLPEVLRCDNGPELICHAMADWAGEVTGIHYIPPGAPWRNGYVESFNSRIRDECLNITSFWSLTHARVIITDWKKEYNTIRRHSALGYRSPAEYAEICTH
- a CDS encoding ATP-binding cassette domain-containing protein, whose amino-acid sequence is MVHLDVASVAYTLADGRPLLRDVSLRLGAGERVAIIGANGAGKSTLLRIVTGALSPDFGAVARNGSLGVMHQFISGATVGLPPEVGPRVMRAAVSSMGTDFSILSRAAVPER
- a CDS encoding TetR/AcrR family transcriptional regulator; this encodes MPFPIASDSPRRQLIADAGVRIIASQGLRALTHRAVDGAAGIAEGGTSYYARTRHALLELIVDELTARSIADAENGVRTLRDQFPGGSSLDVEVLAHAISELMDSLWARSDDMRARYALLLELDPLDPIRERLAQRSDVRQAMFDETCSILQRAEIRNAPVRAIELLALADALLMRRAVTQTDASDAPILEGYLRGIA
- a CDS encoding FAD-dependent monooxygenase, which codes for MRVAVVGSGIGGLCTAIGLQRAGADVVVFERARDLRPGGSGLSLFGNAVHALDSLGLGDGIRSITDAKARSFRGGQRRPDGSWLSVYPMDALTELRVVDRAALHGLLTSSLAPCTLVAGRRVVSASEEGTVRHAAADGSEKVDRFDLVIAADGLRSTIRGQWPEDPGIVYAGYSTWRGITERPVDLGGEAGETWGVGRRFGVAPLKDGRVYWFAVASVPEPSRSRAETPLDRTFDTWHAPIADLVASTSVDRVQFLPIEELGGRLRTYVRDRIVLLGDAAHAMTPNLGQGGGQAMEDAATLVALLTPLAAAERPHPETLTRALGRYDALRRPRSQRIARQSHLVGKLAHSGGPITSRVRNAILAVTPPAALRRQLTWLQSWTPPGA
- a CDS encoding IS481 family transposase — protein: MPHSNAALTPRHRLKVARLVVEERWPISEVAARFQVSWPTVKRWVDRYLAGESMEDRSSRPQTSPNKTSRAVTKRCISLRMRLREGPVQLAARLGIAPSTVHRILCSARLHRLSYIDRATSEPIRRYEHSHPGSLVHVDVKKIGNIPDGGGWRYVGRRQGEKNRAATPGKPRNQYGGPILGYAFVHTVIDDHSRVAYTEVHDDETAITAVAVLHRAVDWFAGRGVSIERLLSDNGGAYRSHLWRDTCEALSITPKRTRPYRPQTNGKVERFHRTMADGWAYARCYTSEQERRDALAGWLHQYNQHRPHTACGNQPPFSRLINVPGQYS
- a CDS encoding LysR substrate-binding domain-containing protein codes for the protein MTMYFECMLDRRVELLRMVAHVGTVTAAAHALYRSPSGVSRQLQELAKELGVELLEPEGRRVKLTPAGRTLVDYADATHHRWEETRTALVAAEGLSGLVTVVAHPSAVTSLVAPALRSLEDEHPGVELRIIEDQPPQSFHRLITTEADICLAAVEEGVPHRNDPRFDQRELAREPIDALLPSCHRLADKSTLALRDLAEESWIIPAPGQAGHHEVLTACQSAGFTPSTVHYAREWSTVGMLVQATGAVSLTSRFAPLPNTGAIRMPLDGDPAPARQLILATRAGAEGGPIVTAMAEALDAQAASE